One window of the Actinomyces procaprae genome contains the following:
- a CDS encoding ABC transporter permease, whose translation MSTFRTSLRILTAHRLYILVYLVLMSAGGLFIGVGSGNATADGVTQVTAKVAVVDRDDSAASRALADYVNAVGEPQQLDDTRQALQDATSKDRIQYILIIPAGFGHDLQAAANEGTAPPTVETVISYRSYIGSLMDVRTNAYLNQLYDYLRVSSSDTVGTASAEESVAQAVSLADDSMGGGATAKLITDGALPLPDSLKLYVLFSLFPLMAFCVVAIAVLMTSLNRPPVHSRVSAAPVTARSRGLGLLGACVLVGLVAWLWFFCLGTAVFAADRIVDAAPRLGVIGLALAAYTLNGVAVGFLVGQLRLGDNAANAIAVIGGMALSALAGAWAPLDMLPDAVAAVSRLTPGYWAAQAIGGAFTSDSASMQVLMPLLGYCGICALFAVAIGAVGLGVGRSRARAAV comes from the coding sequence ATGAGCACATTTAGGACTTCGCTGCGGATCCTGACCGCGCACCGCCTCTATATTCTGGTCTACCTGGTGCTGATGAGCGCGGGTGGCCTGTTCATCGGGGTCGGCTCAGGCAATGCCACCGCCGACGGCGTCACCCAGGTGACGGCGAAGGTGGCCGTGGTCGACCGCGACGACTCCGCGGCCTCCCGGGCACTGGCCGATTACGTGAACGCCGTCGGAGAGCCGCAGCAACTCGACGACACCCGGCAAGCCCTCCAGGACGCCACCTCCAAGGACCGCATCCAGTACATCCTGATCATCCCCGCAGGCTTCGGGCACGACCTGCAGGCGGCCGCAAACGAGGGAACTGCTCCGCCCACGGTGGAGACCGTTATCAGTTACCGGTCCTACATTGGCTCGCTAATGGATGTGCGCACCAATGCGTACCTGAACCAGCTCTATGACTACCTGCGCGTTTCAAGCTCGGACACCGTCGGCACCGCCTCCGCCGAGGAGTCCGTGGCGCAGGCCGTGAGCCTGGCCGATGACTCGATGGGAGGCGGCGCCACCGCGAAGCTCATCACCGACGGCGCCCTCCCCCTGCCGGATTCTCTGAAGCTGTACGTGCTCTTCTCCCTGTTCCCGCTGATGGCGTTCTGCGTGGTCGCGATCGCAGTGCTCATGACCTCACTCAACCGGCCTCCCGTACACTCCCGCGTATCGGCTGCGCCCGTGACCGCCCGCTCGCGCGGCCTGGGGCTGCTGGGCGCATGTGTTTTAGTCGGACTGGTCGCGTGGTTGTGGTTCTTCTGCCTGGGCACTGCGGTCTTCGCCGCCGATCGCATCGTGGATGCGGCACCACGGCTGGGGGTGATCGGTCTCGCACTGGCCGCGTACACACTCAACGGAGTTGCTGTGGGCTTCCTCGTGGGTCAACTGCGGCTGGGAGACAACGCGGCCAATGCCATTGCGGTAATCGGCGGGATGGCACTGTCCGCGCTGGCGGGCGCGTGGGCGCCCCTGGACATGCTGCCCGACGCGGTGGCCGCAGTATCGCGGCTCACTCCCGGATACTGGGCGGCGCAGGCCATCGGCGGCGCGTTCACCTCCGACTCCGCCTCTATGCAGGTGCTGATGCCGCTGCTCGGGTACTGCGGGATATGCGCCCTGTTCGCCGTCGCCATCGGAGCCGTCGGCCTGGGTGTCGGCCGCTCACGGGCACGTGCGGCGGTCTAA
- a CDS encoding alpha/beta hydrolase: MSTENLELTQEWDKVFPQSDAVDHEKVTFHTRFGITLAADLYKPKSADGKLPALAVSGPFGAVKEQSSGLYAQTMAERGFLTIAFDPSFTGESGGTPRYMNSPDINIEDFQAAVDFLSVREDVDPERIGIIGICGWGGMALAAAAADPRIKATVVSTMYDLSRVAANGYFDSADSAEARKQMRASVAAQRTADYRSGTYAMAGGVVDPLPEDAPGFVKDYYAYYKEPRGYHPRSLNSNDGWTVIGGSSLMNATLLGYIEEIENAVMIVHGEAAHSYYMGKDAFARLQGDNKEFVSIPGASHTDLYDGGENGAIPWEKLTEFLRTNLA, translated from the coding sequence ATGAGCACCGAGAACCTCGAGCTGACCCAGGAGTGGGACAAGGTCTTCCCCCAGTCCGACGCCGTGGACCATGAGAAGGTCACCTTCCACACGCGCTTCGGCATCACCCTCGCCGCCGACCTGTACAAGCCGAAGAGCGCCGACGGCAAGCTGCCCGCACTGGCCGTGAGCGGGCCCTTCGGCGCCGTCAAGGAGCAGTCTTCCGGCCTGTACGCCCAGACCATGGCCGAGCGCGGCTTCCTCACGATCGCCTTCGACCCCAGCTTCACCGGCGAGTCCGGCGGCACGCCCCGCTACATGAACTCCCCGGACATCAACATCGAGGACTTCCAGGCCGCCGTCGACTTCCTGTCCGTGCGCGAGGACGTCGACCCCGAGCGCATCGGCATCATCGGCATCTGCGGCTGGGGCGGCATGGCGCTGGCCGCCGCGGCCGCCGACCCGCGGATCAAGGCCACCGTGGTCTCCACCATGTACGACCTGAGCCGGGTGGCCGCGAACGGCTACTTCGACTCCGCCGACTCCGCCGAGGCCCGCAAGCAGATGCGCGCATCCGTGGCCGCCCAGCGCACCGCCGACTACCGCTCCGGCACCTACGCCATGGCCGGCGGGGTGGTGGACCCGCTGCCCGAGGATGCTCCCGGCTTCGTCAAGGACTACTACGCCTACTACAAGGAGCCCCGCGGCTACCACCCCCGCTCCCTGAACTCCAACGACGGGTGGACGGTTATCGGCGGCTCCTCGCTGATGAACGCGACCCTGCTCGGCTACATTGAGGAGATCGAGAATGCCGTCATGATCGTCCACGGGGAGGCGGCCCACTCCTACTACATGGGTAAGGACGCCTTCGCCCGCCTGCAGGGCGACAACAAGGAATTCGTCTCCATCCCCGGCGCCTCCCACACCGACCTGTACGACGGTGGCGAGAACGGCGCCATCCCGTGGGAGAAGCTCACCGAGTTCCTGCGCACCAACCTCGCCTGA
- a CDS encoding LysR family transcriptional regulator, producing the protein MEIRTLRYFAAVAREENMTRAAAQLHVSQPTLSKQMKALERELGHKLFVRHSFSIELTEEGRLLRERTEDLIGLADRIEADFLALGDITGGDLYLGLAESYQVGLLARQLRLLKQECPGLRYHVTSGDTEQVTEKLDRGLLDFAAIVEEPDGERFSRYETLPLPVADRWGVVLRHDDALAGKKAVTVDDLAGLPLFCSEQSWARDIPAWAGSRMGELQLEGTFRLPYNGAVFAREGLGYLLTFDRLVDTSPSSGLAFRPLEPALESRMYLIWRRQQAHSPMAERFLERLRASLADDAAPAPR; encoded by the coding sequence ATGGAGATCCGCACACTGCGGTACTTCGCCGCCGTGGCCCGGGAGGAGAACATGACCCGAGCCGCCGCACAGCTGCACGTCTCGCAGCCGACGCTTTCGAAGCAGATGAAGGCGCTGGAGCGGGAGTTGGGGCACAAGCTGTTCGTCAGGCACTCCTTCAGCATCGAGCTCACCGAGGAGGGCCGACTGCTGCGCGAACGGACCGAGGATCTGATCGGCCTGGCAGATCGCATCGAGGCCGACTTCCTCGCCCTGGGTGACATCACCGGAGGCGATCTGTACCTGGGGCTGGCCGAGTCCTACCAGGTGGGTCTGCTCGCCCGCCAGCTCAGGCTGCTCAAGCAGGAGTGCCCCGGGCTGCGCTACCACGTCACCAGCGGCGACACCGAGCAGGTCACCGAGAAGCTGGACCGGGGCCTGCTCGACTTCGCGGCGATCGTCGAGGAGCCCGACGGCGAGCGCTTCAGCCGGTACGAGACGCTGCCCCTGCCCGTGGCGGACAGGTGGGGCGTGGTGCTGCGGCACGACGACGCCCTGGCCGGCAAGAAGGCCGTCACCGTGGACGACCTGGCGGGACTACCGCTCTTCTGCTCGGAGCAGTCCTGGGCACGGGACATCCCGGCCTGGGCCGGCAGCCGCATGGGCGAGCTGCAACTTGAGGGCACCTTCCGCCTGCCCTACAACGGCGCGGTCTTCGCCCGCGAGGGCCTGGGCTACCTGCTCACCTTCGACCGCCTGGTGGACACCAGCCCCTCCAGCGGACTGGCCTTCCGCCCGCTGGAGCCGGCACTCGAGTCGCGGATGTACCTCATCTGGCGGCGGCAGCAGGCCCACTCCCCCATGGCGGAGCGCTTCCTGGAACGGCTGCGCGCCTCGCTGGCCGACGACGCCGCTCCTGCGCCCCGCTAG
- a CDS encoding LacI family DNA-binding transcriptional regulator — protein MASYSSVGAASGVRPRATMKQVARLAGVGVKTVSRVVNGEPNVADATAERVWEAVRELDYHVDLRAGSLRRPGGATRTIALLVGSVDNPFAGELHRGVEDVAREHDVAVLASSLDERPDREVAAVEDSIRRHVDGIIVNTTTVDGAALERVLHLGVPIVFVDRAPHAVEADCVTSDTRSAAERATLHLLERGHRRIALLTERLNVATAVERREGFNAAFAAYGADAGGALVVSGLVGPESAERAVTGLFSEPSPPTAIFSGQNLLTEGALHALHRLDLRRRIAHIGFDDLPLADMLQPALTVVRQDPRRMGRVAAQRLFRRLEGEALQPEHIVIPTQFITRGSGEIGPGA, from the coding sequence GTGGCGTCATACTCGTCCGTCGGCGCGGCGTCGGGGGTGCGGCCGCGCGCGACTATGAAGCAGGTCGCCCGCCTGGCTGGGGTGGGAGTGAAGACGGTCTCGCGTGTTGTTAACGGGGAACCCAATGTCGCCGATGCCACGGCGGAGCGCGTGTGGGAGGCGGTGCGGGAGCTGGACTACCACGTGGACCTGCGTGCCGGCAGCCTGCGTCGCCCCGGCGGAGCCACACGCACGATTGCCCTGCTGGTGGGCAGTGTTGACAATCCCTTCGCCGGTGAGCTTCACCGGGGAGTCGAGGACGTTGCCCGGGAGCACGATGTGGCGGTGCTGGCCTCCAGCCTGGATGAGCGGCCGGACCGGGAGGTGGCGGCGGTGGAGGACTCAATCAGGCGCCACGTGGACGGGATCATCGTCAACACCACCACGGTGGACGGCGCCGCATTGGAGCGGGTTCTGCATCTGGGCGTGCCGATCGTGTTCGTCGACCGTGCTCCGCACGCCGTCGAGGCCGACTGCGTAACCAGTGACACCCGGTCTGCGGCCGAGCGGGCCACCCTGCATCTGCTTGAGCGTGGGCACCGGCGTATCGCGCTGCTCACCGAGCGTCTGAATGTAGCCACGGCAGTGGAGCGCCGGGAGGGATTCAATGCGGCCTTCGCGGCATACGGTGCCGATGCCGGCGGTGCGCTGGTTGTCTCGGGACTGGTTGGTCCTGAATCCGCCGAGCGCGCCGTCACTGGACTGTTCAGTGAGCCGAGCCCGCCGACGGCGATCTTCAGTGGGCAGAACCTCCTCACCGAGGGGGCGCTGCATGCGTTGCATAGGCTGGACCTGCGGAGGCGGATTGCGCATATCGGCTTCGACGACCTGCCGCTTGCGGACATGCTTCAGCCGGCGCTCACGGTGGTGCGGCAGGATCCACGGCGCATGGGAAGGGTGGCTGCGCAGCGCCTGTTCCGCCGCCTGGAGGGTGAGGCACTCCAACCAGAGCACATTGTGATCCCCACGCAGTTCATTACTCGTGGCAGTGGGGAGATCGGGCCCGGCGCCTAG
- a CDS encoding sugar ABC transporter ATP-binding protein has protein sequence MAPPQPPLLRLTDVSKSFPGVQALSGVSFDLQPGEVHALVGENGAGKSTLVKILTGIHPDFEGSYEYGGAPAAFHSIRDAQRAGIAIVHQELNMMADLSVAQNIFIGRESSSLLVSDRVLNRRAQELLAEHEVDVAPQTLLRDLSVSKAQLVEIVRAMSFEATKVLILDEPTAALSEAESAELLQRVRRLRDRGVSVVYISHRMHEVMAIADRITVLRDGAHVGTLKTADTNLDEIIEMMVGRQVVNTPKAASEVAPDAPVVMRAEHLASADVQDVSFTLRRGEILGFAGLVGAGRTETMRIVAGADRPTSGRLEVNGTEVSFHRPKDAIRAGIAYLSEDRKRFGLVTGLSVSDNTVLASYDAFTTATVVHERAVQRATRKYVDMLRIKTPSTRQRVRNLSGGNQQKVVLAKWLLRDVDILIFDEPTRGIDIGARAEIYQLMRDLVAQGKSIILVSSDLDEVLHLSDRVVVMREGRKTGELDASEATQIKIMELATKQEEGRAA, from the coding sequence ATGGCACCACCACAACCACCCCTGCTGAGACTTACAGACGTCTCCAAGTCCTTTCCCGGCGTGCAGGCCCTCAGCGGCGTCTCCTTCGATCTGCAGCCCGGGGAGGTGCACGCCCTCGTCGGTGAGAACGGAGCCGGCAAGTCCACACTCGTCAAGATCCTCACCGGCATCCACCCCGACTTCGAGGGCAGCTACGAGTACGGCGGCGCCCCGGCCGCCTTCCACTCCATCCGCGACGCCCAGCGCGCCGGGATCGCCATCGTCCACCAGGAACTCAACATGATGGCCGACCTGAGCGTCGCGCAGAACATCTTCATCGGCAGGGAGTCCTCCTCCCTGCTGGTCTCCGATCGCGTACTGAACCGCCGCGCCCAGGAGCTGCTCGCCGAGCACGAGGTCGATGTTGCCCCGCAAACCCTGCTGCGGGACCTGTCGGTCTCCAAGGCACAGCTGGTGGAGATCGTGCGCGCCATGTCCTTCGAGGCGACCAAGGTGCTGATTCTGGACGAGCCGACGGCGGCGCTGTCGGAGGCCGAGAGCGCCGAGCTGCTTCAGCGAGTGCGACGACTGCGGGACCGCGGTGTCTCGGTCGTCTACATCTCCCACCGCATGCACGAGGTCATGGCGATAGCCGACCGCATCACGGTCCTGCGCGACGGCGCGCACGTGGGCACGCTCAAAACGGCCGACACCAACCTCGATGAGATCATCGAGATGATGGTCGGCCGGCAGGTCGTCAACACCCCCAAGGCCGCATCCGAGGTGGCACCGGACGCACCCGTCGTCATGCGCGCTGAGCACCTGGCCTCCGCCGACGTCCAGGACGTGTCCTTCACCCTCCGCCGCGGGGAGATCCTCGGATTCGCGGGCCTGGTCGGCGCCGGCCGCACGGAGACCATGCGGATTGTCGCAGGCGCGGACCGTCCCACATCCGGGCGGCTGGAGGTCAACGGCACCGAGGTGTCCTTCCACCGCCCCAAGGACGCCATTCGTGCGGGAATCGCCTATCTGTCCGAGGATCGCAAGCGCTTCGGCCTGGTCACGGGCCTATCCGTCAGCGACAACACGGTGCTGGCCTCCTACGACGCCTTCACCACCGCCACGGTCGTACACGAACGTGCGGTACAACGCGCAACCCGCAAGTACGTGGACATGCTGCGCATCAAGACCCCGTCCACACGCCAGCGCGTACGCAACCTCTCCGGCGGCAACCAGCAGAAGGTGGTGCTGGCCAAGTGGCTGCTGCGCGACGTCGACATCCTCATCTTCGATGAGCCCACGCGCGGCATCGACATCGGTGCGCGCGCAGAGATCTATCAGCTCATGCGCGACCTGGTCGCGCAGGGGAAATCAATCATCCTCGTCTCCTCGGACCTTGACGAGGTCCTCCACCTGTCCGATCGCGTGGTTGTCATGCGCGAGGGACGCAAGACCGGGGAGCTGGACGCCTCCGAGGCGACGCAGATCAAGATCATGGAATTGGCCACCAAGCAGGAAGAAGGTCGCGCAGCATGA
- a CDS encoding ABC transporter permease — protein MSANITKNNPLRALPMQQLMALAALVILYAFFAVFGNHFLSPSTFVSILDSSYYIGFLAIGMTFVIITAGIDLSSGTVMVGSALVGGVAYNVWHLPIGLALLVVLATGVAFGIGNGILVGFLHIPPFIATLGMQFASLGLCAVIAQVQTQTYPSLTSADGWFKTVLYKAGDLPVGILWLAAFFVIAWFILTRTKLGRYTYAIGSNEEAVELSGVVVSRWKFWVYVLNGFFCGLAGVIYAATFSSITPQTGNGQEMYAIAACVIGGTSLAGGVGSLWGTIIGVFVISVLKTGLLSMGLPVQWQQVLIGVVVVLAVLLDVIRTRRAGRA, from the coding sequence ATGAGCGCAAACATCACCAAGAACAACCCACTGCGGGCGCTGCCGATGCAACAGCTGATGGCGCTGGCCGCACTGGTCATCCTGTATGCGTTCTTCGCCGTATTCGGCAATCACTTCCTGTCCCCCAGCACCTTCGTGTCGATCCTCGACTCCTCCTACTACATCGGCTTCCTGGCCATTGGCATGACCTTCGTGATCATCACCGCGGGCATCGACCTGTCCTCCGGGACGGTAATGGTCGGCTCCGCGCTGGTCGGCGGGGTCGCCTACAACGTATGGCACCTGCCTATCGGCCTCGCACTGCTGGTGGTACTGGCAACCGGAGTCGCCTTCGGCATCGGCAACGGGATCCTGGTCGGTTTCCTGCATATCCCGCCCTTCATCGCCACCCTGGGCATGCAGTTCGCCTCCCTGGGGCTGTGCGCGGTGATCGCCCAGGTGCAGACGCAGACCTACCCGAGCCTCACATCCGCTGACGGCTGGTTCAAGACGGTCCTGTACAAGGCGGGGGACCTGCCCGTGGGCATCCTCTGGCTGGCCGCCTTCTTCGTGATCGCCTGGTTCATCCTCACCCGCACCAAGCTCGGCCGCTACACCTACGCCATCGGCTCCAACGAGGAGGCGGTCGAGCTGTCGGGCGTGGTGGTCTCCCGCTGGAAGTTCTGGGTCTACGTGCTCAACGGCTTCTTCTGCGGACTGGCCGGGGTCATCTACGCCGCCACCTTCTCCTCCATTACCCCGCAGACCGGCAACGGCCAGGAGATGTATGCGATCGCCGCCTGCGTGATCGGCGGTACCTCACTGGCCGGAGGCGTCGGCTCGCTGTGGGGAACCATCATCGGCGTCTTCGTCATCTCCGTACTCAAGACCGGCCTGCTGTCAATGGGCCTGCCCGTGCAGTGGCAGCAGGTCCTTATCGGCGTCGTCGTTGTGCTGGCGGTCCTACTGGACGTCATCCGCACCCGCCGCGCCGGCCGCGCGTAA
- a CDS encoding substrate-binding domain-containing protein: MTTTLTRRTALTAALASACSLSLLAACSDDGGSAGADGKMKVIIISKSYQNQFYQAAFKGAQDAADELGVVLETNGPDAESNVSQQVEQLASAVNQRPAAIALAACQPDAVQDALVNAKNQNIPVIGFDSGVPDDASGAVLATATTDNEAAGGNVATNLAANTDLQSALASASADSPAVIGVLAQDSTSGSIVQRVDGFTATLVAELEKLDGLAGAVDVSGQQRWTTPSSNPAKAKIVVTVPPTTSQADIQSAAASILSTDGLVALFAANQDAVNGVISATADASQLDRDSGRYKDLLVVGFDAGTSQKDAVRSGAFLGSVTQDPYQMGYQAVTLAVQAANGETVADVDTGSHWYDSTNIDDEDISVLLYD; the protein is encoded by the coding sequence ATGACCACCACTCTCACCCGGAGGACCGCGCTGACGGCGGCACTCGCCTCCGCCTGCTCCCTGTCCCTGCTGGCCGCGTGCAGCGACGACGGCGGCTCCGCCGGCGCGGACGGCAAGATGAAGGTCATCATCATCTCCAAGAGCTACCAGAACCAGTTCTACCAGGCCGCCTTCAAGGGCGCGCAGGACGCTGCCGATGAGCTCGGCGTGGTCCTGGAGACCAACGGTCCCGACGCCGAGAGCAACGTCTCCCAGCAGGTGGAGCAGCTGGCCTCGGCGGTCAACCAGCGGCCGGCCGCAATCGCCCTGGCCGCCTGCCAGCCCGACGCCGTTCAGGACGCCCTGGTGAACGCCAAGAACCAGAACATCCCGGTGATCGGTTTCGACTCGGGCGTGCCCGACGACGCCTCCGGAGCGGTGCTTGCCACCGCGACCACGGACAATGAGGCGGCCGGCGGAAACGTCGCCACCAACCTCGCCGCCAACACCGATCTGCAATCCGCCCTGGCCTCCGCGAGCGCGGACTCACCCGCCGTCATCGGCGTCCTGGCACAGGACTCGACCTCCGGCTCGATCGTCCAGCGCGTGGACGGCTTCACCGCCACCCTGGTCGCCGAACTGGAGAAGCTCGACGGCCTCGCGGGGGCGGTGGACGTCTCCGGGCAGCAGCGCTGGACCACGCCGTCGTCCAACCCTGCCAAGGCGAAGATCGTGGTGACCGTGCCGCCCACCACCAGCCAGGCGGACATCCAGTCCGCGGCCGCCTCGATCCTGTCCACGGATGGACTGGTCGCGTTGTTCGCTGCGAACCAGGACGCCGTCAACGGCGTCATCAGCGCCACCGCTGACGCCTCCCAGCTGGATCGCGACTCCGGCCGCTACAAGGATCTGCTAGTGGTCGGCTTCGACGCCGGCACTTCGCAGAAGGACGCCGTGCGTTCCGGGGCCTTCCTCGGCTCGGTGACTCAGGACCCCTACCAGATGGGATACCAGGCGGTCACCCTTGCCGTGCAGGCGGCCAATGGTGAGACCGTTGCGGACGTGGACACCGGTTCACACTGGTACGACTCCACAAACATCGATGATGAGGACATCTCGGTGCTGCTGTACGACTGA
- a CDS encoding ATP-binding cassette domain-containing protein, which translates to MQLTLSDIHHTYPGAASPALAGVTATFPAGWTGVVGDNGCGKTTLARIACGELKPDAGAVAPRLVAHYCAQDAAAPPSALLDFACAYDEVAMRLRRDLGVADEWAWRYDTLSGGQRKLVQVACALWEQPDLLVVDEPTNHADAAARTAIRAALARFNGVGILISHDRALLDDLCAQCLFMNAGTAVMRPGGYTQGFAQAELEREGAVQRLEAARRERRRLARETQRRREEASRTASRRSARNIAKHDNDARFRRRLAVVSGQDGKTGRLASRMEARLARANAKVEAMHIDKRYDADLWADSAPSRRPVLLHTQPLALPLGEATTLRTPALHLGSRDHVALVGDNGTGKTTLVRALLARIPEDTARLYVPQEPDRAAREGTLARLAGLDAECRGRVLSVVAGLNSSPERVLAGEEVSPGEMRKLMLALGVLDRPELIVMDEPTNHLDIGSIRALERMLAPFPGALLLVSHDVALVEATTSKTWRIDNESAGRLRLVVG; encoded by the coding sequence ATGCAGCTCACCCTGTCCGATATCCACCACACCTACCCCGGCGCCGCGTCTCCGGCGCTGGCCGGAGTCACCGCCACCTTCCCGGCCGGCTGGACCGGCGTCGTCGGCGACAACGGCTGCGGCAAGACCACCCTCGCCCGCATCGCCTGCGGGGAACTGAAGCCCGACGCCGGCGCAGTGGCTCCGCGGCTGGTGGCCCACTACTGTGCTCAGGACGCCGCCGCGCCACCGTCGGCGCTGCTGGACTTCGCCTGCGCCTATGACGAGGTTGCCATGCGGCTGCGCCGCGACCTCGGCGTCGCCGACGAGTGGGCGTGGCGCTACGACACGCTCTCGGGCGGACAGCGCAAGCTGGTCCAGGTCGCCTGTGCGCTTTGGGAGCAGCCGGACCTGCTGGTGGTGGACGAGCCGACCAACCATGCCGACGCCGCGGCCCGCACGGCCATCCGTGCCGCCCTGGCGCGTTTCAACGGCGTCGGCATCCTCATCTCCCACGACCGCGCCCTGCTGGATGACCTGTGCGCTCAGTGCCTGTTCATGAACGCCGGTACCGCCGTCATGCGGCCGGGCGGATACACGCAGGGCTTCGCCCAGGCCGAGCTGGAGCGGGAGGGCGCCGTCCAGCGTCTTGAGGCGGCCAGGCGGGAGCGGCGGCGCCTGGCCCGAGAGACCCAACGACGCCGCGAGGAGGCCTCCCGCACCGCCTCCCGCCGCTCCGCCCGCAACATCGCCAAGCACGACAACGACGCGCGCTTCCGCAGACGCCTAGCCGTGGTGAGTGGACAGGACGGCAAGACGGGCCGGCTCGCCTCCCGCATGGAGGCCCGGCTCGCCCGCGCGAACGCCAAAGTGGAGGCCATGCACATCGACAAACGCTACGACGCCGACCTGTGGGCCGACTCCGCCCCGAGTCGCCGTCCGGTGCTGCTGCACACACAGCCGCTCGCCCTGCCCCTGGGGGAGGCCACAACCCTGCGCACGCCGGCGCTGCACCTGGGCAGTCGCGACCACGTGGCACTCGTGGGTGACAACGGCACCGGCAAGACCACACTCGTCCGCGCCCTGCTGGCGCGGATACCGGAGGACACGGCGCGGCTGTATGTGCCCCAAGAACCCGACCGGGCGGCGCGGGAGGGAACACTGGCGCGCCTGGCCGGGCTGGACGCCGAGTGCCGCGGCCGCGTGCTGTCGGTCGTAGCCGGGCTCAACTCCTCGCCGGAGCGGGTTCTGGCGGGGGAGGAGGTCAGCCCCGGCGAGATGCGCAAGCTCATGCTCGCCCTCGGCGTCCTCGACCGGCCGGAGCTCATCGTCATGGACGAGCCCACCAACCACCTGGACATCGGCTCCATCAGGGCGCTGGAGAGGATGCTGGCGCCATTCCCGGGGGCGCTGCTACTCGTCTCCCACGACGTCGCCCTGGTAGAGGCGACCACCTCCAAAACCTGGCGGATCGACAACGAGAGCGCGGGCCGACTGCGGCTGGTAGTGGGGTAG
- a CDS encoding aldo/keto reductase has product MEYTKLGTTDITIPRLCIGGMSFGKAFPDSHQWVIDQSATQAVIARALELGVNFIDTANVYARGTSEEFIGQSLKNLGVKREDVVLASKVYFNEGHLSREAVNREIEGSLKRLGTDYLDLYIIHRFDYDTPIEETMEALDGLVKAGKVRALGASAMFGYQLHNLQLAAEANGWTRFASMQNHYNLLYREDERELIPVCQQYGMSLTPYSPLASGHLTRRTWDSDSVRSTTDKVMSSKYDRDREIDMPIIERVAETADKHGVPMADVALAWHWARGVAAPLVGCSRPSRVDDAVRALDLKLTDEEIAYLEEPYQPHELVGPLARPGDKPLAGTSVSK; this is encoded by the coding sequence ATGGAGTACACCAAGCTCGGAACCACGGATATCACCATTCCCCGCCTGTGCATCGGCGGCATGAGCTTCGGGAAGGCCTTCCCCGACTCCCACCAGTGGGTGATAGACCAGTCCGCCACCCAGGCGGTGATCGCCCGGGCACTGGAGCTGGGCGTGAACTTCATCGACACCGCCAACGTCTACGCCCGCGGCACCAGCGAGGAGTTCATCGGACAGTCGCTTAAGAACCTCGGCGTCAAGCGGGAGGACGTGGTACTCGCCTCCAAGGTCTACTTCAACGAGGGACACCTTTCCCGGGAGGCGGTCAACCGGGAGATCGAGGGCTCGCTGAAGCGCCTGGGTACCGACTACCTGGACCTGTACATCATCCACCGCTTCGACTACGACACCCCGATCGAGGAGACCATGGAGGCGCTGGACGGCCTGGTGAAGGCGGGCAAGGTCCGGGCCCTGGGCGCCTCGGCCATGTTCGGCTACCAGCTGCACAACCTGCAGCTGGCTGCGGAGGCGAACGGCTGGACCCGCTTCGCCTCCATGCAGAACCACTACAACCTGCTCTACCGTGAGGACGAGCGCGAGCTGATTCCCGTGTGCCAGCAGTACGGCATGTCCCTGACCCCCTACAGCCCGCTGGCCTCCGGCCACCTGACCCGCCGCACCTGGGACTCCGACTCCGTGCGCTCGACCACCGACAAGGTCATGAGCAGCAAGTACGACCGCGACCGTGAGATCGACATGCCCATCATCGAGCGCGTGGCCGAGACGGCGGACAAGCACGGCGTGCCCATGGCGGATGTGGCACTCGCCTGGCACTGGGCGCGGGGCGTGGCCGCGCCGCTGGTCGGCTGCTCGCGGCCCAGCCGGGTCGACGACGCCGTGCGCGCCCTGGACCTGAAGCTCACCGACGAGGAGATCGCCTACCTGGAGGAGCCCTACCAGCCCCACGAGCTGGTCGGCCCGCTCGCCCGCCCCGGCGACAAGCCGCTCGCCGGCACCAGCGTGAGCAAGTAA
- a CDS encoding zinc ribbon domain-containing protein: MAIGEVIAEVRALRGMTQDELAQRVMVTRQAVSRWETGATTPGIDMCKLLATALEVPVTRLLEAPPGPHCQSCGMPIPKEEQHGSEADGTKSEDYCAWCYQDGAFVGPETLEELIEFSAPYMSEGVHITEDEAVSYMSAVLPNLRRWKEQ, from the coding sequence ATGGCAATCGGAGAAGTCATCGCTGAGGTTCGGGCGTTGCGGGGGATGACGCAGGACGAACTGGCGCAGCGGGTCATGGTGACCCGACAGGCGGTCTCGCGCTGGGAGACCGGCGCTACTACGCCCGGCATCGACATGTGCAAGCTGCTGGCCACCGCGCTGGAAGTGCCGGTCACCCGCCTTCTTGAGGCGCCTCCCGGACCACACTGCCAGAGCTGCGGCATGCCCATTCCGAAGGAGGAGCAGCACGGCAGTGAGGCCGATGGGACCAAGTCTGAGGACTACTGCGCCTGGTGCTACCAGGACGGCGCCTTCGTCGGCCCGGAGACGCTAGAAGAGCTGATTGAGTTCAGTGCTCCTTACATGTCCGAAGGCGTGCACATCACCGAGGACGAGGCCGTCTCCTACATGAGTGCGGTACTGCCTAACCTGCGCCGTTGGAAAGAGCAGTAG